GTGGTGATCATTTCCCCTTTGATGAGATAATGCAGGTTGACCCAGGATGGAACATCTTTAATATACTGTCCTGAATATAAATTGATCAGTAGGTCAATTTCATATTTGTCTGAAGGGATATTTTTCAGAAAATTAATCAGTGCTTTTTCTGCACCGCCATGACGTAAGGAACCAATTCTAATCAATATTTTTTTCTTCAAAGCAATAAAATTATGTGTTTAAAAATCTTTTAAGTTTTAGCAATAAACGGAATTGCCCGGTCTTAAGAAACAAAAATAGAACTTTTCGGTAATAGCCGGTGTATAAAAAATGATCTGTACCAATAGATTTCCTGATTTTATTAAGATACAGATCTGATTCTTCCTTCTTTAAATCTCTTCCGATTATTCCCTGGTCTATTGAGGATTCAATAAAATCCCAGTCGAATTGATAAAGATATTTTTTGGCCGCTTTATCTTCCCGTTTCTGAAATGTAATAAAATCGATTACCGCAGTGTGGAGGGTGAATAATGAGGTAAAAGAATGTTTTATCCTGCTCAGGGATCCGTCCGTAAATTCATAATGGTAGAGAGCTTCGTCCAGAATTTTTATGGAATGGATTTGTTTAATATATTCCATGAAAAACATCAGATCTTCACCATAGCTAACTTCCTTGTTAAAGCTGAGGTTGTGCTTTACAATGATGTCTCTTTCAAAAAATTTAGCACAGGGTCCTCCAAAATAGAGGAGGTTATTTCTGACCAACAGTTCAGTGAAGTCGGCCTGTATGTTATACGTTTTACAAAGCAGGTCCCTCGGTTTTCCGCGGATGATGTTCTGAATCAGCAGGACACCGGGTGATTCATACTGCTCTGTAAAAACCTGAAGATAATTGCTTTCTACCCAGTCATCAGAATCGATAAAGCATATATTTCTCCCTTTTGCATGGGCAATACCTGTATTCCTGGTATCGCTTACTCCGCTGTTTTTAATTTTATCAATTACTTTAACTCTTCTGTCTTTTTCAGCAAAAGAATTCATGATCTCCAGAGAATGATCTGAAGATCCGTCGTTGATTAAAATGAGTTCAAAATTGGAGAAAGTCTGGTTGAGAACAGAACTAACACATTTCTGCAGGGAGGCCGCTGAATTATATACCGGGATAATAACAGATATATGGATCCCGTTGTCTAAAGTAGCTCTTTCCATTGCTGTACTATTTTTTCCTTTCTCCATTTTTTGGATTCTTCGAAAGACGATTTCATAAGGTTGTTCAGGAGCTCGGGATCATGAATAAGGTGTCCAAGCTTTTCTGCAAACATTTTTCTGTCATGTAAAGGAATTAAAAACCCATTTTTTTCATTGATGATATCTGCCGGACCAAATTCGCAGTCATAAGAAATGATGGCGTTGCTGCAGAACATAGCTTCCACAAGAACCAGCCCGAAAGCTTCGCTTAAAGACGTGAAGATAAAGATTTTTGACTTTTGGAGCAATTCAGCCACTTCTTCAGGGGCTTTTCCTCCAAGAAGAAGAACCTGGTCTTCAAGTTGGTTGCTTTTGATGTATTCTGCAATATTTTCTTTTTCCGGTCCATCGCCAATGATCTGTAGTTTCCAATCCGGAGGTTTGGGCGTTTCATGAAATATTTGGACAAGTTCTATAGCATTTTTCGTTTTGTCCAGTCTGCCCGCAAAGCTGATGAGGTTTTCTTTTTTTTCCGGAGGGGTGAATTCCAGCTTTTCATATATTCCGTCCGAAAGATTAGAGATGAAAAAAGTTTTATTGAACCTTTCGTAATACTTTACTGAGGGTTTGTTGATGGAAACGACCGCTTTTAACTTTTTATAGTTTCTTCTCAGCATTTTGTCATAAACCACACCACCTATCCGGAAAGAAGAATGTTCCCAGGCAATGGTCTTTTGGCTGATCTCCTTTTCAAAAGAAAGCATGGTAGACAGTTTGTACCAACAGGTTACAATTGTTTCATAGCGGTGGTGGTTTTCCCTGATCCACTCTCTTAGTACTCTGTAGGAGCCCCAGTCATAGAGATAGGAATATATGGTGTAGATCTTGGGAAAAGAGCTGTATTTTTTATTAATATGCGTGGCAAACTTCGAATACTTGTCTGCAAACGAATTGATGTAATGTTTTTTAATTTTGGGATTTATCTTGTAAAAATCAGGCCGGGGAGCCATCAGAAATAGAATCTCTATATCGTAGCCTTCATCTGCCAGTTCCGAGGTAAGATTGGCCAGTACTTTGGCAACACCGCCAATTTTTATATTCTGATAATAGACAAATAGTATTTTTTTTTTCATTTGGTTTTTAATTCGTCAGGAAGTGACTATTGCAAAAATATAAAAAAGAACTTAGCGGAGGGGTGGGGAACTGTAGTCTTTTAAGAGACCTGCCTCTGTATGCTATTTAATTCTTCTTGCCTTTTTAAATTTATAAGGAAGATTGGTCTTAATATATTCATCCAGTTTTTTCCTGTCTTTTTCCAATTCCCGTGGGTACTCGGGGTTGTTTTTTAGAACAATGTCACCATAGTCTTCTATCGTGCAGAGAAACTGTGCCGGATTGCCTATAAATACGGTGTTGTCAGGCATAGATTGTGATAAAACGGAGTTGGCTCCCAAAATACAATTGTTTCCCATCTGCACATCCTGCATGATTACACAATTGAGGCCGATAGTACAATTGTTTCCGATTTTTATCCTCCCGAAAATTCTTGCATCTTCATAGCCGGGGAGTCTTCTCAGAAGGGTTGTGGTTCCTCCATGATTTACAAACCTTACGTTTGCTGCGATA
This region of Chryseobacterium vaccae genomic DNA includes:
- a CDS encoding glycosyltransferase family 2 protein, encoding MEKGKNSTAMERATLDNGIHISVIIPVYNSAASLQKCVSSVLNQTFSNFELILINDGSSDHSLEIMNSFAEKDRRVKVIDKIKNSGVSDTRNTGIAHAKGRNICFIDSDDWVESNYLQVFTEQYESPGVLLIQNIIRGKPRDLLCKTYNIQADFTELLVRNNLLYFGGPCAKFFERDIIVKHNLSFNKEVSYGEDLMFFMEYIKQIHSIKILDEALYHYEFTDGSLSRIKHSFTSLFTLHTAVIDFITFQKREDKAAKKYLYQFDWDFIESSIDQGIIGRDLKKEESDLYLNKIRKSIGTDHFLYTGYYRKVLFLFLKTGQFRLLLKLKRFLNT
- a CDS encoding glycosyltransferase, with the translated sequence MKKKILFVYYQNIKIGGVAKVLANLTSELADEGYDIEILFLMAPRPDFYKINPKIKKHYINSFADKYSKFATHINKKYSSFPKIYTIYSYLYDWGSYRVLREWIRENHHRYETIVTCWYKLSTMLSFEKEISQKTIAWEHSSFRIGGVVYDKMLRRNYKKLKAVVSINKPSVKYYERFNKTFFISNLSDGIYEKLEFTPPEKKENLISFAGRLDKTKNAIELVQIFHETPKPPDWKLQIIGDGPEKENIAEYIKSNQLEDQVLLLGGKAPEEVAELLQKSKIFIFTSLSEAFGLVLVEAMFCSNAIISYDCEFGPADIINEKNGFLIPLHDRKMFAEKLGHLIHDPELLNNLMKSSFEESKKWRKEKIVQQWKELL
- a CDS encoding acyltransferase produces the protein MILIFRIVLKIHSAYHAFLNKASLEAAKFRGMKVGKSFNMPDKIYFGTEPYLIEIGDHVNIAANVRFVNHGGTTTLLRRLPGYEDARIFGRIKIGNNCTIGLNCVIMQDVQMGNNCILGANSVLSQSMPDNTVFIGNPAQFLCTIEDYGDIVLKNNPEYPRELEKDRKKLDEYIKTNLPYKFKKARRIK